The Desulfuromonadaceae bacterium genome includes the window CAGATGGAGTGCCTGCGGCAAGGTGATAATATCCGCTCGCCATGGTTGTGTCACCACCAGGCTTTTCCACCAGGGATGAATTTCTGCGTACAGGGCGCTGCCGCAAATCAGCCCGACCAGCGCCACGGCGGCCAGCTTGCTCCCCGCTCCAAGGCGGTAAAGGGTGCCAACGACACAGCTCCCGCACAAGACCATCCCGATGCCAAAGAGAATTCCGCCGATAACGTTTGCCGGGGCGGCAGCACCGAACAATGGATAAGGAACATCCGCGATCAAACCGCTGAGTCGACCCAGGTAGCTGGCCAGCGCAGTAACGGTGACCAGCAACAGCAGAGCTTGAAGCATCTTCACATGACGAAACAAAAAGAGATCACGAAATGCGCCGGTCATGCAAAAGTCGGCGCGGTGCATGACAAATCCGGACAAAATGCCCAAAATCAGCGTGATCAAAACGACGGGCCACATAAGATTAATCCCTCAGCCTTCGAATGATGAACATTCTCCAGTGCTTTGTAGCTTAAATTGAGTAAACTTGCAACTATTCTAACTTTGGCTACTCTCGCCTTGCGGCAGTGGAAAGAGCTCGACATTCATTGGCGCAGTGACTAGAATCGCCCAGGATTTTCTGATCAGGAGATCGCCGTCTGTCCCGTTAAGTCATTCCCGTGCTGGTGGTGATCACGAAACAATCCGCTCTCACTAAAGATCGGAATATCAATTTTTTTGGCAACGATAACTTTCACAAGAGGCGTCAATGACACTGAATATTATTCTTTTTTTCGCAGGGTTGTTATTGCTCTACTATGGAGCTGAATATCTGGTTACCGGAAGCACCCACCTGGCATTATCCTATGGAGTCAGACCCTTGGTGATCGGACTGACGGTCGTCTCTTTCGCCACCAGTATGCCGGAGTTGATGGTGTCGCTCTTTGCCTCGGTCAAGGGGGTATCGGCGATCGCCGCAGGAAACATTATTGGTTCAAACGTTGCCAACATCGGTTTGATCCTGGGGAGTGCGGCTCTGTTTTTCCCGATCCGGAGCGGGCGGGGGATCTTGTTTCGCGAACTACCTTACATGGTGTTAGCCTCCATGGTTGTTTACGGCTTTTCCTGGGATGGTCAACTGACCGCCGGTGAAGGCGTTGTGCTGCTGTTTATGCTGGTGGCTTTTCTTTATTACTGTATCCGTACCGCCCGTGAGGGGGAGGTGGACACATCTTTTGTTGACGATACCAGGGAGATCGTTGTGCCGACGCGGGGGCGTTGGGTTGTTTATGTGGTTCTCGGTATCGTCGGTCTCGGTATCGGCGCGGAGCTGATGGTGCGCTCAGCAGTAGCGATTGCCCTCACTTTCGGTGTCTCCGAGGCGGTGATCGGCATGAGTGTCGTCGCCGTTGGGACCAGTCTGCCAGAACTGGCGGCGTCGGTGGTGAGTGCCTGGAAGGGTGAAATGGAATTGAGTATCGGCAATGCAATCGGCAGCAACATCTTTAATCTGCTCTTTGTCTTTGGTTCGTGTGCACTGATTCGCCCCATCGAGATCGAACCATCCTTGCTTTTTCGTGAATTGCCGGTGATGCTGCTCTTCAGTGTTGCCCTCTGGCCGTTGATGTACTTTGGTCATGCTCTTGATCGTAAAAAAGGATTTGGACTGCTGGTGGCCTACGCCGGATTTATGGTAATGATCTTTCAATGAAAACTTTCACGAAAATTGTTATCGCCCTGATAATGCTGTGCGTCCCGACGCTGGTCGCGGCCAACGCGCCAGACCGTCCACCGTCGTTCCTTATCGGGAGTCATTACCGCTACGATATTTCCTTTCTTTGGTTTGATCGTCTGGCGTCAGGGGAGTTGAGTCTTGCCGCCACCGCGATCCCCGGGCAATATCAGGCGACGCTCGAAGCGCGCACCCTGGGTGTTGCCGCATGGTTGACCGGAAATCGCGTGCATCGTTACGTTGCGTTGATGGAAGCAACCGCTGATGATGGCAGACTGCGGACGCTGCGTTTTGAATCACACGTGATCAAGGGGCAAGGTAAAAAACTGAAAGATCGTGCCAAGGAGTACGTTTTCAACTACGAAAAAAAGCGGGTCGATTTTCGTCGCGCAAGTAACGATCAGTTCAGTCCGATCGAGGTGCTGCCGATGGGGGATCCCCCGTTGAACGATTTTCTGACTGTTTTTACAAATTTCAGGATGGGATTTTTCGGTTCCCCCGCGCCGGGAGAAACTCTCGAACTGGACACCTTTGAGCGTGGTCATCCTGCCACAATAATCGTCACGGCAATGCCCCCGTCCCCTGCTGAGCACCAAACGTTTTTTCCGCCAGGGGGGAAACTTTTTCAGATCAGCATGGGGGATGATATTCTTGATACTGGTGGCGGAAAAGTTTTTCTCTGGTTTGACTCGCTGGAACGACCAGCGCGCGCGGTGGTGGAAAACGTGATCGGGATAGGGGACGTCAAGGGGACGTTGCGTGAAGAACAGGCAGCCGGGGAGGGTGGACAGATAAAAAAATGACCCCATGCACGGAGGGGGGGCGCATGGGGTCGCCTCTTGCGTTATAAAAACGTTCGAGACAGTGTCACTATACAAAAATAAAATGGTGATTGCAAGAAATTTTTTCAGAATTTTTTGAGACCAGGCGCTTGCGGATAAAAACCGGGGGAAACCGATGGACGGCTTCCCCCGGTTTTTATTTACAGACCAAAGTGTTTTACTTGACGTGGCAATCTTTACAGCCGGTCGGGCCGTTGCCTTTTTGGTGGCAGTCTTTGCACAATTTGTGGAACGCGTCTTTAGCTTTTGGCGCTTTTTTGCCGTCGTGGCAGCTGGCGCAGGTTCCGGCTTCAACGCCTTTGTGGTGGCAGGTGGTGCAGTCGCCAACTGAAGCCTGGTGAGCCTGGTGCGGGAAAGTAACCGTACCCATTTTGGCTTCGAGGGTGATTTTTTCCGGGCCATTGTTGGCGATGGCGATCGCGGCGACGCTCAAAAAGCAGACAGCGACCAGAGTGATGATAATGCGTTTCATACCTGTTACCTCCATTGAATGTTCGTGAAAGCATTTTCACGTTGTCGCAACTATAGTCAGATTTGTCATTTGTGTATAGCCGACATCAGGCTGAGCGTCGCTAGATGTCTATCGACATTGTAAAAATATCAGCATGTTACACGTTGTAATGTCGGGTTATTTACGCCATGGTTTTTGTTGTTTGCGCTTTTTTGGCGTCTTTGTTATAGTCCCTCCGATCAAGTGGAGAGATACGTATGCCCCCAATTTTCAACCCGACAGTTGAGCTGGATGGTGCCGCTGTGCGTCGTATTCGTGAGACGAAGCGTTTGACGCAACTGTATGTTGCCAAAGTTGTCGGGGTGACGACCGACACAATCTCACGTTGGGAAAACAACCGTTATCCATCGATCAAGCGGGAGAATCTTCTCGGGTTGGCCCAGGCGCTGGAAGTTGCTCCCCAATCTCTGCTTCATGCCCCTGATGCTGAAACCGAAATTCCCCCTGCACCGGCATCTCTGCGCCCCTCTCTGCTGCGCCGGAAGCGCGGGTGGTTGTGGTCAGTGTCAATATTTTTTCTCGTTCTTTTGGTTGTTTATTATTTTTTTCAGGAACCTGTAATCACGTTCGTCACTGAAATCAATGCCCGACGCATATTGCCGACGTATGCTGCTCCGGGAGCTGTTGTTCCGGTGCGGATTACGCTGGCGATTGATGCCCCGACCGGCGGTTTTATCGTGCGGGAACATTTTCCGGTCGGCTGGAAGTTGATCGAAGCAAGCCCGCCGGCATCAAGTCTGGATAATGTTGAAGGGATGGCTCGCTGGATTGTCAAGGCAGGGGACGTGCCGCCGGTGATCTCCTACTTAATCAGGGTGAACAGTGTTGCTGCAAGCGGCAACAAGGGGATATTTAAAGGGGATGTTGTCTTGCGCCAGAATAAAAATAATACCCCTGCGGTGATTCATGGTGATGACGAGGTGTATATTCAGCCCTATCATTGGGCCGATGTTGATGGCAATTCAGTGATCGATGATCGTGAAGTCCTGGAAGCTTTTGACGCTGTCGAAGCGATGAAGGATGTCCATCTGGACTGGGACGGTCTGAGTGCCCTGTGGGATGAGGGCACCTATCGTTGGGATCAAAAGAAGGGAAAGTTTGTTTCAACCCGTTCAACGGCGCAGTAAATTACTTTTTTCTTATATTAATTTTTTCATCTCTTGTTCGTTTTGCCAAGCTGGCCGTCGCTTTTCCAACGGTTATCTGTTTTTGGCAGATTTATTTCGTTTAGTTGTTGCGCAAACTGATTTAAATCAAAAGACCACATTTTTATTTTCTCACTTTTTTTTTCGAATATATCCTGCTATAGCTTGTCTGGGTACTTTTTTGCTCTTCCCGCTCAGAGGTCCCTCTTTATGATCCTGAAATTGTGATTTATTATTGTGGTCTTGTGGGTGTGGTTAAATTTTTGTGAATAGTTGCAATGTCAGCAATTTCTGCTAGCGTTGAGCGATAGTTTGGGTATTCATCTGGTGGCTGTCGGTTCTCTTGGAATTTTTTAGCGCCTTCTGGTTTTATTTACTTTGATCAGGTTTGAATGTTTCCCGGTGTTTAAACAGCACACGGTGTTTCCGTCGATGCAAAGGGAGGTCATATGAGATCTTGGTGCAGGTTGGTTTGGTTGAGCGCGTTTGCCTTGCTGGTATTGTGGCCAGCGACGAACGCGTTTGCCGTCTCTGTCTCGGGACGTTCAAGTACAGAGATTGAGTGGTTTGACAGCGCGGACGAAAAGACCGTGCTGCCTTTCTACCAGTATCTGCGGTTGAACGTTCGCGATATCGACGACAACGGTTTGGATTTCAGAGGCTATGGTCGGCTGGCAGACGACCTGGCAAATGAAGAAGATGTTGACAGTCAGCTCTACTACGCATACCTGGAAAAGAACAATTTGTTTAAAGATGTTGGTTTAAAATTGGGTCGGCAGTTTATTACCACCACTGCCGGGGCGTCGATGATGGATGGATTGCAGGTGAAATATGACGGCTGGAAGAATTTCGGCGTCAAGTTGTTTGCCGGTGGTGATGTCTCCTACTATTCCGGATACGAAAGTGGCGACATGATCG containing:
- a CDS encoding helix-turn-helix domain-containing protein is translated as MPPIFNPTVELDGAAVRRIRETKRLTQLYVAKVVGVTTDTISRWENNRYPSIKRENLLGLAQALEVAPQSLLHAPDAETEIPPAPASLRPSLLRRKRGWLWSVSIFFLVLLVVYYFFQEPVITFVTEINARRILPTYAAPGAVVPVRITLAIDAPTGGFIVREHFPVGWKLIEASPPASSLDNVEGMARWIVKAGDVPPVISYLIRVNSVAASGNKGIFKGDVVLRQNKNNTPAVIHGDDEVYIQPYHWADVDGNSVIDDREVLEAFDAVEAMKDVHLDWDGLSALWDEGTYRWDQKKGKFVSTRSTAQ
- a CDS encoding DUF3108 domain-containing protein, which encodes MKTFTKIVIALIMLCVPTLVAANAPDRPPSFLIGSHYRYDISFLWFDRLASGELSLAATAIPGQYQATLEARTLGVAAWLTGNRVHRYVALMEATADDGRLRTLRFESHVIKGQGKKLKDRAKEYVFNYEKKRVDFRRASNDQFSPIEVLPMGDPPLNDFLTVFTNFRMGFFGSPAPGETLELDTFERGHPATIIVTAMPPSPAEHQTFFPPGGKLFQISMGDDILDTGGGKVFLWFDSLERPARAVVENVIGIGDVKGTLREEQAAGEGGQIKK
- a CDS encoding cytochrome c family protein, which encodes MKRIIITLVAVCFLSVAAIAIANNGPEKITLEAKMGTVTFPHQAHQASVGDCTTCHHKGVEAGTCASCHDGKKAPKAKDAFHKLCKDCHQKGNGPTGCKDCHVK
- a CDS encoding calcium/sodium antiporter, yielding MTLNIILFFAGLLLLYYGAEYLVTGSTHLALSYGVRPLVIGLTVVSFATSMPELMVSLFASVKGVSAIAAGNIIGSNVANIGLILGSAALFFPIRSGRGILFRELPYMVLASMVVYGFSWDGQLTAGEGVVLLFMLVAFLYYCIRTAREGEVDTSFVDDTREIVVPTRGRWVVYVVLGIVGLGIGAELMVRSAVAIALTFGVSEAVIGMSVVAVGTSLPELAASVVSAWKGEMELSIGNAIGSNIFNLLFVFGSCALIRPIEIEPSLLFRELPVMLLFSVALWPLMYFGHALDRKKGFGLLVAYAGFMVMIFQ